TGCTTGATGCGGGCGTTGAAATTCTGGGTGTGTGTCGCGTCGCTCTGCGGGGCATGGCCGGTGCTTTGGCAGCCCGCAAGAGTCGCTGACACAGCTACCGCGATGGCCTGGGCCAAGCGCGTCAATGCGTCTGAACTGATGGAATAACGAATAGATGACGACATTGGCTGGAAGTAAGTTCCGGGCAAAAATGTCGGGCGATTCTAGAAAGCACCCGGGGTGCGGTCAACCATTCAGAATTTTTGTACCAATAGATAGCTTGCTTAGAATTTATCTTTCCAAGCCCTCAGGGCCGCAAAGACCGCACTCTGCGACGGGTTATCCGAGCCGGTCCGTTCGTCCACTTTTTGTTTAACGGATGTTTCGCCAGTCCGCAGGAACGGGTTGGTCAGTTTCTCCAGGGCCAGGGTCGAAGGCAGGGTCATGCGCCCGTGCTCGCGCAATTGCGTGACCTTCTCCAGGCGCTGGGCGATCTCCGGGTTGGCCGGCTCCACCGCCTGGGCGAAGCGCAGGTTGCTCAGGGTGTATTCGTGGGTGCAGTAGATCAGGGTGTCCTCCGGCAGCGCGGCGAGACGGCCGAGGGACTGGTGCATCTGTTCCGGGGTGCCTTCGAAAAGGCGCCCGCATCCGGCGGCGAACAGGGTGTCGCCGCAGAACAGCAGGCCGTGGTGGTAATAGGCGATATGCCCCAGGGTATGGCCGGGGACGGCCAGCA
This genomic stretch from Pseudomonas sp. Os17 harbors:
- the gloB gene encoding hydroxyacylglutathione hydrolase, coding for MIQISALPAFTDNYIWLLQDHRSQRCAVVDPGDAAPVLAWLEQHPGWVLSDILVTHHHHDHVGGVERLKQHSGATVYGPAQEKIPGRDVALDDAQRISVLGWEFQVLAVPGHTLGHIAYYHHGLLFCGDTLFAAGCGRLFEGTPEQMHQSLGRLAALPEDTLIYCTHEYTLSNLRFAQAVEPANPEIAQRLEKVTQLREHGRMTLPSTLALEKLTNPFLRTGETSVKQKVDERTGSDNPSQSAVFAALRAWKDKF